GGCCCGGAGACGGGCCACCACCGCTCACATTGCGACAGCGCTCTTGCGAGAATGGGCCATCACCGACTCGACGCACGAATCCAAACCGCCAGAAAGCGCTATTCGACCGCCCTCTGTTGACCGCGTCGCTCGCGAGCTTGCCCAAAAGAGTGACCTCCCCCAACCGTTGCTCGTCGATGCAGCTCGCATGGCAGTAGGACGGTCCGATTCGACCTCCCCGGTCGACGAGGCAGCCCGCGTGGCTCGGACCATCGAAAGAGCGTTGCTGCAGCCGGTGATCAACGCGTCCGGCGTCCTCCTCCACACCAACCTCGGCCGGTCTCCTCTGGCGATGGACCAACCCGCCGGTTACTCCAATCTCGAGCTGGATCTCCAAACGGGAAGGCGCGGAGACAGATCGTCTCATGCAGCCAGGCTGATTTCGAGGGCTACCGGCGCAGAGGATGCGCTGGTCGTCAACAACGGTGCCGCCGCGCTGCTGCTGGTCATCGCCGCACTGGGCAGCCGAGGGGACGTCATCGTCAGCCGAGGCGAACTTATCGAGATCGGTGGCGGCTTCCGGATTCCAGAAGTACTCGCCAGCTCAGGAGCTCACTTGGTGGAAGTAGGCACCACCAACCGGACCCGGCTGTCTGACTACGCGAGCGCAATTAGCCCTCGCACGGCGTTGCTCCTGAAGGTGCACCCCTCCAATTACCGGATTGTGGGCTTCACCGAAGCTGTAGACGTGCGAGACCTCGCCGGCTTGTCGCGGTCAGTAGCAGTGGAGTCGGCAGGCTTCAGTGGCCGGCCGATCCCGGTCGTAATGGACGTCGGCTCGGGCCTCCTCGATGCCGACTGCCCGTGGATTCACGGTGGTCCTCCCTCGTGGCTGGCGGGCGAGCCCGCCGTTCGGCAGGTCCTCGAAGACGGAGCGGATGTGGTGACGTTCAGCGGTGACAAGCTCTTGGGCGGGCCGCAAGCCGGAGTGATAACGGGATCGGCGACGTTGGTCAGCGCCTGCCGTTCTCACCCTCTTGCCCGGGCCGTGCGACCCGGAAGCCTGGTTCTGTCGTCCCTTCAGTCGGTGATGATGTCTTATTTGCGAGGCGACGCATCATCGAAGTTGCCGCTGTGGCGAATGGCGACGACAGGACTCACCGAGCTCCGCCAACGCGCGGAAGCCCTCGGAGCCGGCGAAGTAGTCGACTGCGAATCGGTAATGGGCGGAGGGTCCTTGCCCGGCCGGACGATTCCCTCGGCGGGAGTCGCATTCGAGGGTGACCTCAGGGAGAAGCTTCTCGCAACCGATCCCCCCGTGATCGCGCGGGTAACTGAAGGCCACACCGTGTGCGACCTTCGCACCGTACTTCCAGAACAAGATTCACTGTTGCGGAAGGCGCTTCCGACATGACGGTTGTCGCCACCGCCGGTCATGTCGACCACGGCAAGTCAACACTGGTGCGCTTTCTCACCGGCACGGACCCCGACCGGCTGGAGGAGGAGAAGGCGCGCGGAATGACGATCGATCTCGGCTTCGGATTCGCCACGCTTCCATCGGGTCGCGAACTCGGGTTCGTCGACGTTCCTGGCCATTCCCGCTTTGTGAAGAACATGCTTTCGGGGGTTACGACCGTCGGGGCATGCCTGTTCGTCGTCGACGCGACCGAGGGGTGGAGGGCGCAGTCGGAGGAGCATCTGCGGATACTGGAACTTCTGGGGGTTCAACACGGGGTCGTGGCGATAACGAAGGTAGGCCTAGCCAACACCGACACCGTGGAACTTGCCGGCTTGGAGGTAGCCGAGCGTGTCGCGGGCACTTTCCTGGCAAACGCGGACACCGTATTCGTCGACGCACCCGCCGGTATCGGAGTAGTGGAGCTCCGCGCTGCAATGGACCGGATGATCGCGGCCATGCCGGACTCTCCGGACATCGGCCGTCCGCGCCTTTGGATCGACCGTTCATTCGCGATACGGGGGGCCGGGACCGTAGTGACCGGAACGCTGACCGGCGGTCGCGTCTCGGTCGACGAGGAGATGGTCATCGAGCCGGCGCACACACGGGTGAGGGTGAGAGGTCTCCAGAGCCGCAACGGCGAGCTCGATTCGGTTGGTCCCGGGCGTCGGCTCGCGGTCAATGCCTCCGGAGTCGAGCACCACCAGGTTCGACGAGGAGATGCACTTGTGTCGCCCCACCGCTGGCACCTCACCTCCTGCTTTGACGCCTCGCTAACAGTGCTGGATGGTCCTGGCATCCCGGTTGGATCCCGCGGGGCCTTCCGGGTCCATGTTGGCTCCGGAAGCGTCCCTGCACGGCTTCGGCCGCTAGGGCGACTGAAGGCGATTGGGCCCGGCGAGACCGGGGCCGCGCGGATATGGGTCCAGGGTCGGGCGCTGCCTCTCCTGCCTGGTGACCGTTACGTCTTGCGGGAGATGGGTCGAGCCACGACGATCGGTGGCGGCGAGGTCCTTGACGTTGACCCGGTGCTGGCAGCGCCGGCGGCGGCTCCGTCCATATCGGTTGACCGGGTCGTCGCAGAGCGGGGATGCGTCGATGCCGAACAACTCGAGCGGCTGACGGGGGTGCGGTGCGTTCCCACGGTCGGCCAGTGGGTGATGACCGGGGAGACCCGCAGCGACATCGAATCCTCGCTGATCGAACGCGCCGCCTCATCCGGTCGCGAGGGAATTCGCCTGGCGTCGCTGACCGAGGTACAGCGAGCGGTGCTAACCGCCGGCGTACCCGGACTCGCCGTGGACCAGGACCGGGTCTACGCGGCGGGCGCATTGAGTTCCGGTCTCAGCCCGGG
This portion of the Acidimicrobiales bacterium genome encodes:
- the selA gene encoding L-seryl-tRNA(Sec) selenium transferase; this translates as ARRRATTAHIATALLREWAITDSTHESKPPESAIRPPSVDRVARELAQKSDLPQPLLVDAARMAVGRSDSTSPVDEAARVARTIERALLQPVINASGVLLHTNLGRSPLAMDQPAGYSNLELDLQTGRRGDRSSHAARLISRATGAEDALVVNNGAAALLLVIAALGSRGDVIVSRGELIEIGGGFRIPEVLASSGAHLVEVGTTNRTRLSDYASAISPRTALLLKVHPSNYRIVGFTEAVDVRDLAGLSRSVAVESAGFSGRPIPVVMDVGSGLLDADCPWIHGGPPSWLAGEPAVRQVLEDGADVVTFSGDKLLGGPQAGVITGSATLVSACRSHPLARAVRPGSLVLSSLQSVMMSYLRGDASSKLPLWRMATTGLTELRQRAEALGAGEVVDCESVMGGGSLPGRTIPSAGVAFEGDLREKLLATDPPVIARVTEGHTVCDLRTVLPEQDSLLRKALPT
- the selB gene encoding selenocysteine-specific translation elongation factor, which encodes MTVVATAGHVDHGKSTLVRFLTGTDPDRLEEEKARGMTIDLGFGFATLPSGRELGFVDVPGHSRFVKNMLSGVTTVGACLFVVDATEGWRAQSEEHLRILELLGVQHGVVAITKVGLANTDTVELAGLEVAERVAGTFLANADTVFVDAPAGIGVVELRAAMDRMIAAMPDSPDIGRPRLWIDRSFAIRGAGTVVTGTLTGGRVSVDEEMVIEPAHTRVRVRGLQSRNGELDSVGPGRRLAVNASGVEHHQVRRGDALVSPHRWHLTSCFDASLTVLDGPGIPVGSRGAFRVHVGSGSVPARLRPLGRLKAIGPGETGAARIWVQGRALPLLPGDRYVLREMGRATTIGGGEVLDVDPVLAAPAAAPSISVDRVVAERGCVDAEQLERLTGVRCVPTVGQWVMTGETRSDIESSLIERAASSGREGIRLASLTEVQRAVLTAGVPGLAVDQDRVYAAGALSSGLSPGAVEALELLESDPWSPPVLPLSQRAALRELEKAGLAREVGDLWFAMSAVEMAVVKLSGLLKEDPRGFTVSSARQALGSSRKYVLPLLLHLDSIGVTRRLDDVRVAGPRMSTRTEAK